A stretch of Ectothiorhodospiraceae bacterium BW-2 DNA encodes these proteins:
- a CDS encoding 5-(carboxyamino)imidazole ribonucleotide synthase, whose protein sequence is MHIGIIGGGQLARMLALAGYPLGLSFTFLDPSQEACAAPLGRHLCTAYDDPKGLQQLAKLCDLITYEFESIPTASLNYLAKQLPVYPPPAALAVAQDRLHEKELFRHLGIATAPFVAINTLKELQQALDSVGYPAILKTRTQGYDGKGQVRINRSDDLQPAWEQLRGVPALVEAAIPFDRELSIIAVRDRHGSLITYPLSENEHHHGILHRAFARPDDAMSEQAAKCATSLLQALNYTGTLALELFESQGRLLANEFAPRVHNSGHWTIEATPTSQFENHLRAITHLPLGATATQCHAAMVNFIGQIPPHRQLLQLPDLHLHDYGKQSRPGRKVGHATLCSHSRTLLEQQLQQLQHQIDSHSSEEVT, encoded by the coding sequence ATGCATATCGGCATTATAGGCGGCGGACAGCTAGCGCGAATGCTAGCGCTAGCTGGTTATCCTCTAGGACTCAGCTTCACCTTTCTCGATCCCTCACAAGAGGCCTGTGCCGCCCCACTCGGCCGCCACCTCTGTACAGCCTATGATGATCCAAAAGGGTTACAGCAGCTAGCCAAGCTGTGCGATCTCATCACCTATGAGTTTGAGAGCATCCCGACAGCTAGCCTCAACTACCTTGCTAAACAGCTACCGGTCTATCCCCCCCCTGCCGCCCTAGCTGTCGCCCAAGATCGACTACACGAAAAAGAGCTCTTTCGCCACCTCGGCATCGCTACCGCACCTTTCGTGGCGATTAACACTTTAAAAGAGCTACAGCAGGCGCTAGATAGCGTCGGCTATCCGGCCATTTTGAAGACCCGCACCCAAGGGTACGACGGCAAAGGCCAGGTTCGCATCAATCGTAGTGACGATCTGCAACCGGCTTGGGAGCAGCTACGGGGAGTCCCCGCCTTAGTGGAGGCCGCTATCCCTTTCGATAGAGAGCTATCGATTATTGCTGTACGAGATCGTCACGGCAGCCTCATCACCTACCCATTAAGCGAAAATGAGCACCACCACGGCATCCTGCATCGCGCCTTCGCTCGCCCTGATGATGCAATGTCTGAGCAGGCGGCCAAATGTGCCACCTCGCTGCTGCAAGCGTTGAACTATACCGGCACGCTAGCGCTAGAACTATTTGAGTCCCAAGGCAGACTGTTAGCCAATGAGTTCGCCCCTAGGGTGCACAACTCAGGCCACTGGACGATAGAGGCCACCCCAACTAGCCAGTTTGAAAATCATCTACGAGCCATCACCCACCTACCTCTCGGTGCAACGGCCACCCAGTGTCACGCCGCTATGGTCAACTTTATTGGCCAAATCCCGCCACATCGACAGCTACTACAGCTACCCGATCTACATCTGCACGACTACGGTAAACAGTCCCGCCCTGGACGCAAGGTCGGCCACGCCACACTCTGTAGCCATAGTCGCACCCTGCTCGAACAGCAGCTACAGCAGCTACAGCACCAGATTGACAGCCACTCATCCGAGGAGGTGACATGA
- the purE gene encoding 5-(carboxyamino)imidazole ribonucleotide mutase yields MKPLVGVIMGSKSDWETMRHCIETLEQLGISYETEVVSAHRTPDKLFQYAASAQQRGLEIIIAGAGGAAHLPGMVAAKTELPVLGVPVESKALNGIDSLLSIAQMPAGVPVGTLAIGRSGAVNAALLAAAILGTHHNPIGQAYQKFRQRQTETVLSQPDPRS; encoded by the coding sequence TTGAAACCATTAGTGGGGGTCATTATGGGTTCCAAATCGGACTGGGAGACGATGCGTCACTGCATCGAAACGCTCGAACAGCTCGGTATTAGCTATGAAACCGAGGTTGTATCGGCTCACAGAACGCCTGACAAACTGTTTCAATATGCCGCTTCGGCGCAACAGCGAGGATTAGAGATTATTATTGCCGGTGCCGGTGGTGCAGCCCATCTGCCCGGCATGGTCGCAGCCAAAACCGAGCTACCGGTGTTAGGGGTTCCGGTCGAATCCAAGGCGTTAAACGGTATCGACTCCCTGCTCTCTATCGCCCAGATGCCAGCCGGAGTCCCCGTCGGCACCCTCGCCATCGGCCGCAGTGGTGCCGTTAATGCCGCCCTATTAGCCGCAGCGATACTCGGTACCCACCACAATCCCATTGGTCAAGCCTACCAAAAGTTTAGGCAGCGGCAGACCGAAACAGTACTTAGCCAACCCGATCCCCGGAGTTAA
- the hflX gene encoding GTPase HflX, which produces MFERPRSGERALLIHLNLQQESEREDLDEFRDLTLSAGADPLITVTSARRTPDAKYFIGSGKADEVKQLVAANRIELVLVNHAISPAQERNLEALIECRVLDRTGLILDIFAQRARTHEGKLQVELAQLTHLSTRLVRGWSHLERQKGGIGLRGPGETQLETDRRLLGLRIKQLNRRLERVRQQRQQNRQGRSDAQLPTVTLVGYTNAGKSTLFNRLCQQQVVYAADQLFATLDPTLRRVELPSQEAMILADTVGFIRHLPHDLVESFRSTLTETREADLLLHVIDASDPERAAKIDQVNRVLADIGAEQVPQMEIYNKIDTLAQEQARLIVTANGLERLYLSAHSGAGIDLLLSRISERFIPACQRISLTLPPSAGRLRSRLFSVAEVLHEKTLDDGRLQIEAEISLQALRRLQKEPQFSPLLAQASTQNLPDS; this is translated from the coding sequence ATGTTTGAACGCCCACGCTCGGGCGAGCGAGCTCTACTTATCCATCTCAATCTACAGCAGGAGAGCGAGCGAGAAGATCTGGACGAGTTTCGGGATCTTACCCTCTCCGCTGGCGCTGACCCTTTAATCACGGTAACTAGCGCACGCCGAACCCCCGATGCTAAATATTTTATCGGCAGTGGCAAAGCCGACGAGGTTAAGCAGTTAGTCGCAGCCAATCGGATAGAGCTAGTCCTCGTTAACCACGCCATTAGCCCCGCCCAAGAGCGGAATCTGGAGGCGCTGATAGAGTGTCGCGTGCTCGATAGAACCGGACTGATACTCGATATCTTTGCCCAACGCGCCCGAACCCATGAGGGCAAACTACAGGTCGAACTCGCGCAGTTAACCCACCTCTCGACCCGTTTAGTACGGGGCTGGAGCCACCTAGAGCGGCAAAAAGGGGGGATCGGCCTGCGTGGCCCCGGGGAGACCCAACTAGAGACCGATCGTCGCCTGTTAGGCTTACGCATTAAGCAGCTCAATAGGCGATTAGAGAGGGTGCGACAGCAGCGACAGCAGAATCGCCAAGGGCGCAGCGATGCCCAGCTACCGACCGTCACTCTGGTCGGTTACACCAACGCTGGCAAATCGACCCTATTTAACCGCCTCTGCCAACAGCAGGTGGTCTATGCCGCCGATCAGCTCTTTGCCACCCTCGATCCGACCCTACGACGAGTCGAACTGCCGAGCCAAGAGGCGATGATTCTAGCCGATACGGTCGGTTTTATCCGCCACCTACCCCACGATCTGGTCGAATCGTTTCGCTCCACCTTAACCGAAACCCGCGAAGCCGATCTACTGCTGCATGTGATCGATGCCTCAGATCCGGAACGCGCAGCTAAAATTGATCAGGTCAATCGAGTCTTAGCAGACATCGGTGCCGAACAGGTGCCGCAGATGGAGATCTACAACAAAATCGATACGCTAGCGCAGGAGCAGGCGCGGCTCATCGTTACCGCTAACGGGCTAGAACGGCTCTATCTCTCCGCCCATAGTGGCGCCGGGATCGATCTGCTGCTAAGCCGTATCAGTGAACGCTTTATCCCTGCCTGCCAACGAATTTCGCTCACGCTGCCGCCCTCTGCCGGCAGACTACGCTCACGCCTATTCAGTGTTGCCGAAGTGCTGCATGAAAAGACACTTGACGATGGCAGGCTACAAATTGAGGCGGAGATCTCGCTTCAGGCACTGCGCCGACTCCAAAAAGAGCCCCAATTTAGCCCGCTATTGGCCCAAGCGAGCACTCAAAACCTACCTGACAGCTAG
- a CDS encoding RNA chaperone Hfq: MSKGQALQDPFLNALRRERVPVSIYLVNGIKLQGQIESFDQFVVLLKNTVSQMVYKHAISTVVPARNVKLTLNDNLAEEGVELMPEPGNTI; this comes from the coding sequence ATGAGTAAAGGGCAAGCGCTTCAAGATCCTTTTTTAAACGCGTTACGCAGAGAGCGGGTACCGGTCTCCATCTATCTGGTTAACGGCATTAAACTACAGGGGCAAATTGAGTCATTTGACCAGTTTGTGGTGCTGTTAAAAAATACAGTCAGCCAAATGGTCTATAAGCACGCCATCTCCACCGTCGTGCCTGCACGCAATGTCAAACTCACTCTAAACGACAATCTAGCCGAAGAGGGCGTCGAATTGATGCCCGAACCAGGTAATACCATTTAA
- a CDS encoding 50S ribosomal protein L28 has translation MSKVCQVTGKRPITGNNVSHAHNKTKRRFLPNLHTHRFWVESEKRWVKLKLSAKGMRIIDKKGIETVLADMRGRGIKV, from the coding sequence ATGTCCAAGGTCTGCCAAGTGACCGGCAAACGCCCCATTACCGGAAACAATGTGTCACACGCACACAATAAAACTAAGCGCCGCTTTCTGCCCAATCTGCATACTCACCGCTTTTGGGTCGAGAGTGAAAAGCGCTGGGTTAAGCTGAAGCTCTCTGCTAAAGGGATGCGGATTATCGACAAAAAGGGTATCGAAACAGTTCTGGCCGATATGCGTGGCCGGGGCATTAAGGTTTAG
- the rpmG gene encoding 50S ribosomal protein L33, whose translation MRDKIRLISSAGTGHFYTTTKNKRNMPEKMQIKKFDPVVRKHVIYKEGKIK comes from the coding sequence ATGCGCGATAAAATTCGTCTTATCTCATCAGCCGGTACCGGCCATTTTTACACCACGACTAAAAACAAGCGCAATATGCCGGAGAAGATGCAGATCAAAAAGTTTGATCCGGTAGTTCGCAAGCATGTCATCTATAAAGAGGGCAAAATTAAGTAG
- a CDS encoding type II toxin-antitoxin system HipA family toxin: MPPHALASALAPTPKWNEPILAPRLNTGLLPSTTTAIHNSYSTHSPNRMSCSIFSKGGEANNPDTESPVQLVAQTEIYHYDSWITLPDGSQMVAGQLVIKEGVEGLFRYERSYCEASHSFALHPSNQAGLGLPLGNTLFRTHHPSGLFATFRDIVPEGWGRLMLIRQHQRLNRQSSVAQLLGYTYPDPIGALQIITHGQKPEMAWCSMMELEQLVDAAHRLLNRESIPEPVLRALFKGGSSVGGGRPKVVVKDSHDSIWLVKLSQPTDSMNLPAVEAATLELAHHYRLNTPPFRLKMIAGQDILMVKRFDCLANGGRVHVMSMQALMGVHSSCGVSYADLAKLLRRYSYRPRDDLEQLCRLMLFNILIGNIDDHLKNFSVVRDREGWCLSPVYDLLPSRANQLDGMGGYEPSYHSLKFLADEFPPTGSELQQNAREFGMSAKEMARLIDELLTLAETAATPFAKCHLTASQTAQIMADIAVRAERLAR, translated from the coding sequence ATGCCGCCACACGCATTGGCGTCAGCCTTGGCACCTACTCCAAAATGGAACGAGCCGATCCTGGCACCGCGATTAAACACTGGCTTACTGCCATCGACTACTACGGCAATCCACAACAGCTACTCGACGCACTCGCCCAATCGGATGAGCTGCTCGATATTCTCGAAGGGGGGAGAAGCCAACAACCCCGACACCGAATCTCCCGTTCAGCTCGTGGCTCAAACTGAAATCTACCACTACGATAGCTGGATCACACTACCCGATGGCAGCCAGATGGTAGCCGGTCAACTGGTGATTAAAGAGGGGGTGGAGGGGCTGTTTCGTTACGAGAGAAGTTATTGCGAGGCGAGCCACAGTTTTGCGCTACACCCCTCAAACCAAGCTGGTTTGGGCCTACCGCTCGGCAATACCCTGTTTCGCACCCACCATCCGAGTGGGCTCTTTGCCACATTTCGTGATATTGTCCCTGAAGGTTGGGGGCGGTTAATGCTAATTCGACAGCATCAGAGACTCAATAGGCAGAGCTCTGTCGCTCAGCTACTAGGCTACACCTATCCTGATCCGATTGGTGCCCTTCAGATCATTACCCATGGCCAAAAACCAGAGATGGCTTGGTGCTCGATGATGGAGTTAGAGCAGCTTGTCGATGCCGCTCATCGGCTGCTTAACCGCGAATCGATTCCAGAGCCGGTACTACGAGCACTCTTTAAAGGCGGCTCCTCTGTAGGCGGAGGGCGACCTAAAGTCGTCGTCAAAGATAGTCACGATAGCATCTGGCTAGTCAAACTATCACAGCCGACAGACAGTATGAATCTGCCCGCTGTTGAGGCGGCAACGCTCGAACTAGCCCACCATTATCGATTAAATACCCCCCCATTTAGGCTTAAAATGATCGCTGGACAAGATATTTTAATGGTAAAGCGCTTTGACTGCCTAGCTAACGGCGGGCGAGTTCATGTTATGAGTATGCAGGCACTGATGGGGGTTCACTCTAGCTGCGGCGTCAGTTATGCCGATCTAGCCAAGTTACTACGACGCTACAGCTATCGCCCCCGAGACGACTTAGAGCAGCTCTGCCGGCTCATGCTATTTAACATCTTAATTGGCAATATCGATGATCATCTGAAAAATTTCTCCGTAGTACGAGATAGAGAGGGGTGGTGCCTCTCACCGGTGTACGATCTACTCCCTAGCAGGGCCAATCAACTCGATGGCATGGGAGGCTACGAGCCTAGCTACCACTCACTTAAATTTTTGGCCGATGAATTCCCGCCAACAGGGAGCGAGTTACAACAGAACGCCAGAGAGTTCGGTATGAGTGCTAAAGAGATGGCCAGACTGATAGATGAACTACTCACTCTCGCAGAAACGGCAGCGACACCCTTTGCTAAATGCCATCTTACCGCATCCCAAACTGCGCAAATAATGGCCGACATCGCAGTTCGGGCCGAGAGGTTAGCGCGGTAA
- a CDS encoding XRE family transcriptional regulator → MSSYNEPLLQRLAEALRRQRLANNDTQLDAATRIGVSLGTYSKMERADPGTAIKHWLTAIDYYGNPQQLLDALAQSDELLDILEGGRSQQPRHRISRSARGSN, encoded by the coding sequence ATGAGCAGTTATAACGAGCCACTTCTGCAACGACTAGCCGAGGCACTCAGACGACAACGGCTAGCTAACAACGACACCCAGCTTGATGCCGCCACACGCATTGGCGTCAGCCTTGGCACCTACTCCAAAATGGAACGAGCCGATCCTGGCACCGCGATTAAACACTGGCTTACTGCCATCGACTACTACGGCAATCCACAACAGCTACTCGACGCACTCGCCCAATCGGATGAGCTGCTCGATATTCTCGAAGGGGGGAGAAGCCAACAACCCCGACACCGAATCTCCCGTTCAGCTCGTGGCTCAAACTGA
- a CDS encoding hydantoinase/oxoprolinase family protein, whose translation MENRLINSPSPLLLGIDTGGTFTDFALLEGSRLRIHKVLSTPEAPDRAILQGIRELGLDPEQRPLTIIHGSTVATNAVLEGKGVTTAYITNRGLGDILTLGRQAREELYNLQPRPLPPPLAEELIFETGGRLGADGQTVEPLTPADIEQLQQWLIATRPQAVAINLLFSFLDDTFERQLAEAMPAGLFISRSSEILPEYREYERGIATWLNSATGPIMARYLAELQRQLPKTQLQIMQSSATTIEANQAAKRTVNLLLSGPAGGLAGARGVAALSGYHQLLSFDMGGTSTDVALIQGELQLTNEGHIGRWPVAVPMVDMHTIGAGGGSIARLDRGGMLHVGPESAGALPGPACYGQGGQEVTVTDANLLLNRLHPALFLGGKMALDRAAALAALTPLAARMACSVTAAAEGIVALADEQMAQALRVMSIERGVDPKTLTLVSFGGAGGLHVCALAEALQMKRALVPIHSGILSALGMLLSPRGCHLSQSVKKPLSHLTPHQIESWLAPLITTGRHTLLAQGVSAARLICQPSLDLCYHGQAFSLTLSWQAGESLQTLQQRFHAAHQQRYGHTLAAEIELVTLRVKISEPDPIYPWQGESEPLALDLSSLHATSPYPLYERHQLQNRTLSGPALIVDAVSTTWLAPNWQAELIEGGSLRLLYFG comes from the coding sequence ATGGAAAATCGTCTCATTAACTCCCCCTCCCCTCTGCTGCTCGGTATCGATACCGGCGGCACCTTTACCGATTTTGCCCTACTAGAGGGGAGTCGATTACGAATTCACAAAGTTCTCTCCACCCCAGAGGCCCCCGACCGAGCGATTTTACAGGGGATACGCGAGCTAGGACTCGACCCCGAGCAGCGACCACTAACGATTATTCACGGCTCTACCGTCGCGACCAATGCGGTCTTAGAGGGTAAAGGGGTCACCACCGCCTATATTACCAATCGAGGTCTAGGGGATATTCTAACCCTCGGACGGCAGGCACGAGAGGAGCTCTATAACCTACAGCCCCGACCACTGCCACCACCTCTCGCAGAGGAGCTGATCTTTGAGACCGGAGGCCGCCTCGGTGCCGATGGCCAGACAGTTGAACCGCTCACCCCAGCCGATATCGAACAGCTACAGCAGTGGCTAATCGCCACCCGCCCACAGGCGGTAGCGATTAATCTACTATTCTCATTTTTAGATGACACCTTTGAGCGCCAGCTAGCCGAGGCTATGCCAGCGGGGCTATTTATCTCCCGCTCCAGTGAGATATTACCGGAGTACCGCGAATATGAGCGCGGTATCGCCACCTGGCTTAACAGCGCCACCGGGCCGATTATGGCACGCTATCTGGCCGAGCTACAGCGGCAGCTACCTAAGACGCAGCTACAGATTATGCAGAGCAGCGCCACCACTATCGAGGCGAATCAGGCGGCCAAACGCACGGTCAATCTGCTGCTATCTGGCCCAGCCGGGGGATTAGCGGGTGCCCGTGGCGTCGCCGCTTTAAGCGGCTACCATCAGCTACTTAGCTTTGATATGGGCGGCACCTCGACCGATGTAGCGCTTATTCAAGGCGAGTTACAACTCACGAATGAAGGGCACATTGGTCGCTGGCCAGTCGCGGTACCGATGGTCGATATGCACACCATTGGTGCCGGAGGCGGCTCTATCGCTCGCCTCGATAGGGGCGGTATGCTCCATGTCGGCCCCGAATCGGCCGGCGCACTCCCCGGCCCCGCCTGCTATGGCCAAGGGGGGCAAGAGGTCACCGTGACTGACGCTAATCTTCTCCTCAACCGACTCCATCCGGCCCTATTTTTAGGCGGAAAGATGGCGCTCGACCGTGCGGCGGCGCTGGCGGCACTCACCCCGCTAGCAGCACGGATGGCGTGTAGTGTGACTGCGGCGGCGGAGGGGATCGTTGCGCTTGCCGATGAGCAGATGGCGCAGGCGCTGCGAGTGATGTCGATTGAGCGCGGCGTCGATCCTAAAACCTTAACTCTAGTCAGCTTTGGCGGTGCCGGCGGACTCCATGTCTGTGCCCTAGCCGAAGCGCTACAGATGAAACGGGCACTGGTGCCGATCCACTCCGGCATCCTCTCGGCACTCGGTATGCTACTCTCGCCCCGAGGCTGCCACCTCAGCCAGAGCGTTAAAAAGCCACTGTCACACCTAACACCGCACCAGATCGAGAGCTGGCTCGCCCCCTTAATCACAACCGGTCGCCATACCCTGTTAGCCCAAGGGGTAAGCGCCGCGAGACTCATCTGTCAGCCGAGTCTTGATCTCTGCTACCACGGGCAGGCCTTTAGCCTTACTCTATCGTGGCAGGCCGGTGAGAGTCTGCAAACACTACAGCAGCGCTTTCATGCCGCCCACCAGCAGCGCTACGGCCATACCCTAGCGGCTGAGATTGAGTTAGTGACCCTCAGGGTTAAAATCAGCGAGCCAGATCCCATCTATCCGTGGCAGGGGGAGAGTGAGCCACTCGCTCTCGATCTCTCCTCGCTCCACGCCACCTCCCCCTACCCCCTCTACGAGCGCCACCAGCTCCAAAATCGCACCCTTAGCGGGCCGGCGCTCATTGTCGATGCGGTCTCAACCACCTGGCTAGCCCCTAACTGGCAGGCAGAGCTCATCGAGGGAGGGTCACTGCGGCTGCTCTATTTTGGTTAA
- a CDS encoding PAS domain S-box protein: protein MYRLPVLLWLLLITPSALLSETLPLQGADSSTKITLMLPWKHQFEFAGFYAAIEQGFYARHGLEVELIEYQHGSDIIASVLSGEYDFGLFHSDVLLAYLQQKPIKLLANYFKKLPLVILTRPDIDSLSQLAGKRLMISDKDFNSPIVQLIFKQEGLTAGKNIDIVPHTFNATPFIRGEVDAMTAFISNEPFYLLQQNIPFTVHEFYDYMRSLGDLYLFTSTAQTEREPEQTHHFVQASHEGWRYALENQPQIVDLILEKYSQHKSREALLYEAEKTHELILPLPLPIGSLFEDVLLNAARQVASYYQLPQPDSLPGLLFQPQQRTELQLTAAERHYLDTTTFHRQLSYDWTPFNLKDEQGNIIGISEDYWALIRDKLKLNEVTGTPPLPFAAILEMMQQGQTDIYPSTTRTADREAYALFSASYEEFPIAVATRASSDYLFNAASLNGKPVAVGRNYSAYHLLRHHYPQIDLIQVENTHQALQQVINGNAFAAVDILPVLQHHLANFSAHELKLAGVTDILFPLQLMVRKEHAQLLPLLNRAIRAITPQERKKIDEKWMVRQIITKTTTDYTLLWQLISLFLLITLTILYWNRRLAKEITQRRQAEEQLRKLTRAVEQSHTSFVITNTEGTIEYVNPAFSYVSGYSPEEVVGQNPRLLKSGRHDEAFYQRLWDNLCNGQAWQGELCNRRKDGALFWEFATITSISDDTGRTSHYVAIKENITQRKLAELAQQEHHDRLVTFMNTLPDAVFVKDGKGRWLLTNQVARQLFQMTDLAWEGKTDAELAQLQPILATVYQACINSDQTAWQSRHISITIENIADRDGTKRVFEVRKMPIFDPEGERKALVIIGRDITRQKQIESELISAQQRAEAANRAKSEFLANMSHELRTPMNGIIGMTDLMLEFDPALTADQRQKLEVVKQSSNTLLTLLSDILDFSKIEAGRLALEQIEFELATTLEQIASLLSPRATEKEITLLCPAHRLQPCWLCGDPTRIGQIITNLVSNAIKFTPNGGEVVVDISLKPDSATTVVLTIVVRDNGIGLTQEQQSRLFERFTQADGSTTRKYGGTGLGLAISRQLTELMGGEIGVESVPNHGSSFWFSIPLERAEPPQPPSSL from the coding sequence ATGTACCGACTACCAGTGCTATTGTGGCTACTGCTCATCACCCCTTCCGCTCTCTTATCGGAGACGCTGCCTCTACAGGGGGCCGATAGCTCGACTAAAATCACGCTCATGCTCCCTTGGAAACACCAGTTTGAGTTTGCCGGCTTCTATGCCGCCATCGAACAGGGCTTTTACGCCCGACATGGACTCGAAGTTGAGCTAATTGAGTATCAGCACGGCAGTGATATTATCGCCTCTGTGCTCTCTGGAGAGTACGATTTTGGCCTCTTTCACAGCGATGTACTTCTCGCTTACCTACAGCAAAAACCGATCAAACTACTAGCCAACTACTTTAAAAAACTGCCACTGGTTATCCTCACTCGACCCGACATTGACTCACTATCACAACTAGCTGGCAAGCGGTTAATGATATCGGATAAGGATTTTAACTCGCCAATAGTACAGCTTATCTTCAAACAGGAGGGGCTGACGGCGGGGAAAAATATCGATATCGTACCCCACACATTTAATGCCACACCCTTTATCAGAGGCGAGGTCGATGCCATGACCGCCTTTATCTCCAACGAACCTTTCTATCTGCTACAGCAAAATATCCCCTTTACCGTCCACGAATTTTACGACTACATGCGCAGCCTCGGGGATCTCTACCTCTTTACCTCCACCGCTCAAACGGAGCGAGAGCCAGAACAGACCCACCATTTTGTTCAGGCCAGTCACGAGGGGTGGCGCTACGCCCTAGAGAATCAGCCACAGATTGTCGATCTCATTCTCGAAAAATATTCGCAGCACAAAAGCCGCGAAGCGCTACTCTATGAGGCAGAAAAGACCCACGAACTCATTCTCCCGCTGCCGCTACCTATCGGCAGTCTATTTGAAGATGTACTGCTCAATGCAGCCCGCCAGGTGGCTAGCTACTATCAGCTACCGCAGCCAGACTCTCTACCAGGATTACTATTTCAGCCACAACAACGCACCGAACTACAACTCACCGCAGCAGAGCGCCACTACCTTGATACCACCACCTTCCACCGCCAACTCTCCTACGATTGGACACCTTTTAACCTAAAAGATGAACAGGGCAATATCATCGGCATTAGTGAAGATTACTGGGCACTGATACGGGATAAACTTAAACTTAACGAAGTGACAGGAACACCGCCACTCCCCTTCGCCGCCATACTGGAGATGATGCAGCAGGGTCAAACCGATATCTACCCTAGCACCACCCGCACCGCAGATCGAGAGGCCTATGCGCTCTTCTCTGCTAGTTACGAAGAGTTCCCCATCGCCGTTGCCACCCGCGCTAGCAGCGACTATCTCTTTAACGCCGCCTCTTTAAACGGCAAACCGGTCGCGGTTGGCCGCAACTACAGCGCCTACCATCTACTACGACACCACTATCCACAGATCGATCTGATTCAGGTCGAAAATACCCACCAAGCGCTACAGCAGGTCATTAATGGCAACGCTTTTGCCGCAGTCGATATTCTACCGGTACTACAGCACCATCTAGCCAACTTTTCGGCCCACGAACTCAAACTAGCTGGCGTGACCGATATCCTCTTTCCCCTACAACTAATGGTACGCAAGGAGCACGCACAGCTACTCCCGCTGCTCAATCGTGCCATTCGCGCCATTACCCCGCAGGAGCGTAAAAAGATTGATGAGAAGTGGATGGTGCGGCAGATAATTACCAAGACAACGACCGACTATACCCTACTATGGCAACTTATCAGCCTGTTTTTACTCATTACGCTCACCATTCTCTACTGGAATCGTCGCCTTGCCAAAGAGATTACCCAACGACGGCAGGCCGAGGAGCAGCTACGCAAACTCACTCGTGCGGTAGAGCAGAGCCATACCAGCTTCGTTATCACCAATACCGAAGGGACCATTGAGTATGTCAACCCCGCCTTTAGCTATGTCAGCGGCTACAGCCCCGAGGAGGTCGTTGGTCAAAACCCACGCCTGCTCAAATCGGGCCGCCACGATGAGGCGTTCTATCAGCGCTTATGGGACAACCTCTGTAACGGCCAAGCGTGGCAGGGGGAGCTTTGCAACCGGCGCAAGGATGGTGCTCTGTTTTGGGAGTTTGCCACCATTACCTCCATCAGTGACGATACAGGACGCACCAGCCACTATGTAGCGATTAAAGAGAATATCACCCAACGCAAACTCGCCGAGCTAGCCCAACAAGAGCACCACGACCGACTCGTTACCTTTATGAATACCCTACCTGATGCCGTCTTTGTTAAAGATGGTAAAGGAAGATGGCTCTTAACCAATCAGGTAGCACGACAACTGTTTCAAATGACCGATCTGGCATGGGAGGGCAAAACCGATGCCGAACTAGCCCAGCTGCAGCCAATACTCGCCACCGTCTATCAAGCCTGTATCAATAGTGATCAGACCGCCTGGCAGAGTCGTCATATCTCCATCACGATAGAGAACATCGCCGATAGGGATGGTACAAAGAGGGTTTTTGAGGTGCGCAAAATGCCCATCTTCGACCCCGAAGGCGAACGCAAGGCGCTAGTGATTATTGGCCGCGATATTACCCGACAAAAGCAGATAGAGAGCGAACTGATTAGCGCTCAACAGCGCGCCGAAGCGGCCAATCGAGCCAAATCGGAGTTTTTAGCCAACATGAGCCACGAACTTCGCACCCCCATGAACGGCATTATCGGCATGACCGACCTGATGCTAGAGTTTGATCCTGCCCTAACCGCCGATCAACGCCAAAAACTGGAGGTGGTCAAACAGAGCTCCAATACGCTCCTCACACTACTGAGCGATATTCTCGACTTCTCCAAAATTGAAGCAGGCAGACTAGCACTAGAGCAGATCGAGTTTGAGCTAGCGACCACTTTAGAGCAGATAGCCTCACTACTCTCCCCACGAGCTACAGAGAAGGAGATTACCCTCCTCTGCCCAGCCCATCGGCTCCAACCGTGTTGGCTTTGCGGTGATCCGACTCGAATCGGGCAAATTATCACCAACCTAGTTAGCAATGCGATTAAGTTTACCCCCAATGGCGGAGAGGTGGTGGTTGATATCTCTCTCAAACCAGACTCAGCCACCACGGTAGTGCTAACGATTGTCGTTCGTGATAACGGCATCGGTCTTACCCAAGAGCAGCAGAGTCGCCTATTTGAACGCTTTACCCAAGCCGATGGCTCCACAACGCGCAAATATGGCGGCACCGGACTCGGATTAGCGATTAGCAGACAGCTCACCGAACTGATGGGGGGAGAGATTGGTGTCGAAAGCGTGCCCAATCACGGTTCGAGTTTCTGGTTCTCCATCCCGCTAGAGCGAGCCGAACCACCACAACCGCCAAGCTCTCTCTAA